In Papio anubis isolate 15944 chromosome 20, Panubis1.0, whole genome shotgun sequence, a single window of DNA contains:
- the PLEKHF1 gene encoding pleckstrin homology domain-containing family F member 1 has product MVDHLANTEINSQRIAAVESCFGASGQPLALPGRVLLGEGVLTKECRKKAKPRIFFLFNDILVYGSIVLNKRKYRSQHIIPLEEVTLELLPETLQAKNRWMIKTAKKSFVVSAASATERQEWISHIEECVRRQLRATGRPPSTEHAAPWIPDKATDICMRCTQTRFSALTRRHHCRKCGFVVCAECSRQRFLLPRLSPKPVRVCSLCYRELAAQQRQEEAEEQGAGSPGQPAHLTRPICGASSGDDDDSDEDKEGSRDGDWPSRVEFYGSGVAWSAFHS; this is encoded by the coding sequence ATGGTGGACCACTTGGCCAACACGGAGATCAACAGCCAGCGCATCGCGGCCGTGGAGAGCTGCTTCGGGGCCTCGGGGCAGCCGCTGGCGCTGCCGGGCCGAGTGCTGCTGGGCGAGGGCGTGCTGACCAAGGAGTGCCGCAAGAAGGCCAAGCCGcgcatcttcttcctcttcaacGACATCCTGGTGTATGGCAGCATCGTGCTCAACAAGCGCAAGTACCGCAGCCAGCACATCATTCCCCTGGAGGAGGTCACGCTGGAGCTGCTGCCGGAGACGCTGCAGGCCAAGAACCGCTGGATGATCAAGACGGCCAAGAAGTCCTTCGTGGTGTCGGCCGCCTCCGCCACGGAGCGCCAGGAGTGGATCAGCCACATCGAGGAGTGTGTGCGGCGGCAACTGCGGGCCACGGGCCGCCCGCCCAGCACCGAGCACGCGGCGCCCTGGATCCCCGACAAGGCCACGGACATCTGCATGCGCTGCACGCAGACGCGCTTCTCCGCCCTCACGAGGCGCCACCACTGCCGCAAGTGCGGCTTCGTGGTCTGCGCTGAGTGCTCGCGCCAGCGCTTCCTGCTCCCGCGCCTGTCCCCCAAGCCTGTGCGCGTCTGCAGCCTCTGCTACCGCGAGCTGGCTGCCCAGCAGCGgcaggaggaggcggaggagcAGGGCGCGGGGTCCCCAGGGCAGCCGGCCCACCTGACCCGGCCCATCTGCGGAGCGTCCAGTGGAGATGATGATGACTCCGACGAGGACAAGGAGGGCAGCAGGGACGGCGATTGGCCCAGCCGCGTGGAGTTCTACGGCTCGGGCGTGGCCTGGTCTGCCTTTCACAGCTGA